One region of Candidatus Acidiferrales bacterium genomic DNA includes:
- the coaE gene encoding dephospho-CoA kinase (Dephospho-CoA kinase (CoaE) performs the final step in coenzyme A biosynthesis.), whose amino-acid sequence MLTVGLTGGIASGKTTVARVLKEYGCTIIEADLLAHEYLKLENPVATEVITEYGRDITDATGNIDRGKLGEIVFGDAEKLKRLDAIIHPHVLREITRQLKKLAEPGGPAIAVVVAALHIESGYYKNFDRLAVAWCTREQQIERAMGRGLTRGQAEKRIASQMAIDEKRKFADDLIDCSQTLAETRRQTEEALAHWKKLV is encoded by the coding sequence ATGCTGACCGTCGGACTCACGGGAGGAATCGCCAGCGGCAAGACGACGGTGGCGCGAGTCCTCAAAGAGTATGGCTGCACCATCATCGAAGCAGATCTGCTGGCGCACGAATACCTTAAGCTGGAAAATCCCGTCGCGACAGAAGTGATCACGGAATATGGCCGCGACATCACCGATGCGACCGGAAACATTGACCGTGGCAAACTGGGCGAAATCGTTTTTGGCGATGCCGAAAAGCTGAAACGCCTTGATGCGATCATTCATCCGCACGTGTTGCGCGAGATCACGAGGCAGCTCAAGAAACTCGCCGAGCCGGGAGGACCTGCCATAGCAGTTGTCGTCGCTGCGCTGCACATCGAGAGCGGCTATTACAAGAATTTCGACCGGCTGGCCGTTGCGTGGTGTACCCGCGAGCAGCAGATCGAGCGCGCGATGGGCCGCGGGCTCACGCGAGGACAGGCGGAAAAACGCATTGCGTCGCAGATGGCCATCGACGAGAAACGCAAATTTGCCGACGATTTGATCGATTGCTCACAAACGCTCGCCGAAACGCGGCGGCAAACCGAAGAGGCACTCGCTCACTGGAAGAAACTAGTTTGA
- a CDS encoding Rne/Rng family ribonuclease, with translation MAKEMVVCANPHETRVAILEDGQLCEIYVEREKEFALVGSIYKGRVTRVLPGMQSSFVDIGLDSDAFLYVTDFLQDVEEFDTVVHTVEEKIHKMEDQGGQAFGGTGAPGQGAIEPIDVEPLPGETIHPGNTGGESSQPAMSATGREQHGYHGRPFGRGGRSRDDRGGYGRGGRDRGRGGRGRDGRYGGRDRGRHGRELPSSKYASHRPYEPSEAGPTEPFEAVLLPGESLSVLKASPITPVTSAEPIAETSGEAKPEMEFGNAIPENDGAPEVTPTAEENAQETGAPEASAQEAGAHATTPQEAAEPFPPGYSRGGHGDRGGRYGRDRGRDRHGRGRREFGRRQEEPSQGWATALEPLPGESLAKAKSQETTASAGESHVAFVSEAQETHVHEKEIHEDEIVEGDKDPAAVIAHEETTHFVEPDEVPHAAELSEEEAAALAEQVAEAQQEEAERNAEEARAAEAQEAAENEDGQEAGFEENGVQAAAEMTEIDEGASDAERDAIEDEDAIGEAGEVEEDEEIPSGVSEADAEAIAEAIELGEQAAEQGAEIAAKEDEEQPQPMQARVRGDFRARMQRPMRRGGRDRGRGRKPFRGHGGHHRGQPRRTQLISDLLKAGQEIIVQIAKEPLGKKGARITSHIALPGRFLVYMPTLDHTGVSRKIASAEERSRLRHLVTEAKGAAGGGFIVRTAAASAAPEEVRADVEFLTKTWAEIKERGEQRKAPSLLHRDLNLVERILRDYLSSDYTAIWVDSEEEYTKVLEFVSRFQPTLANRVKLFTKSTPIFEEFGIQQEIDKGLRPKVWLKSGGYIVINHTEALVAIDVNTGKFVGRGSNRLEDTIVKTNIEAVKEIVRQIRLRDLGGIIIIDFIDMEERRNREKVMAALEDALKSDRAPSKVLRFNEFGLVAITRKRTKQALERTLCQPCPYCTGSGMVKSIPTLCYEIQSEARKMAPELDSASLTLRVHPEIAKALKTRESAMMDELEQLTRKSIIIQADPTLHWEQYDIY, from the coding sequence ATGGCGAAGGAGATGGTGGTTTGCGCGAACCCGCACGAAACGCGGGTCGCGATTTTGGAAGATGGACAGCTTTGTGAGATTTACGTCGAACGAGAAAAAGAATTTGCGTTAGTCGGCAGCATATACAAAGGGCGAGTGACGCGCGTGCTTCCCGGCATGCAATCGTCCTTTGTGGATATCGGCCTCGATAGCGACGCATTCCTTTACGTCACAGATTTCCTGCAAGACGTAGAAGAATTCGACACGGTGGTTCACACCGTCGAGGAAAAGATTCACAAGATGGAAGACCAAGGCGGCCAGGCATTCGGCGGAACAGGCGCACCTGGACAAGGAGCGATCGAGCCGATTGACGTCGAGCCGCTGCCGGGCGAAACAATCCATCCCGGAAACACCGGCGGCGAGTCTTCGCAACCGGCAATGAGCGCGACGGGACGGGAGCAGCATGGTTATCACGGGCGTCCTTTTGGGCGGGGTGGCAGATCCAGGGACGATCGCGGCGGGTACGGCCGTGGCGGGCGGGATCGTGGACGCGGAGGGCGCGGCCGCGACGGACGGTACGGTGGACGAGACCGCGGGCGGCATGGACGTGAGTTGCCTTCGTCGAAATACGCCTCGCACCGGCCATATGAGCCATCGGAAGCGGGGCCGACTGAACCATTCGAGGCAGTTCTGTTGCCGGGCGAGTCGCTCTCGGTGCTCAAAGCGAGCCCTATAACTCCGGTTACAAGCGCGGAGCCCATTGCTGAAACTAGCGGCGAAGCGAAGCCGGAGATGGAATTCGGCAATGCAATACCTGAAAATGATGGCGCTCCGGAAGTGACCCCCACCGCGGAAGAAAACGCACAGGAAACCGGTGCGCCAGAAGCAAGCGCTCAGGAGGCGGGCGCGCACGCGACGACGCCACAGGAGGCCGCTGAGCCGTTTCCGCCTGGTTATTCGCGCGGAGGCCATGGCGATCGGGGCGGGCGTTACGGGCGGGATCGTGGACGCGACAGACACGGCCGCGGAAGACGCGAGTTCGGCCGTCGCCAAGAAGAACCGAGTCAAGGCTGGGCGACGGCGCTAGAGCCACTGCCGGGAGAGTCGCTGGCGAAGGCGAAATCGCAGGAGACGACGGCAAGCGCTGGCGAATCACATGTGGCGTTTGTCTCCGAAGCACAGGAGACGCACGTTCACGAAAAAGAGATTCACGAGGACGAGATTGTCGAGGGAGACAAGGATCCCGCGGCGGTGATTGCGCATGAGGAGACCACCCATTTTGTCGAGCCGGACGAAGTGCCTCACGCGGCGGAGTTGAGCGAAGAGGAAGCCGCGGCGCTTGCGGAGCAGGTGGCCGAAGCGCAGCAGGAAGAAGCGGAGCGCAACGCCGAGGAGGCTCGCGCCGCGGAAGCGCAAGAAGCTGCGGAAAATGAAGACGGCCAGGAAGCAGGCTTCGAAGAAAATGGCGTGCAGGCCGCGGCGGAAATGACAGAGATTGACGAAGGCGCATCAGACGCGGAGCGCGACGCGATCGAAGATGAAGATGCTATTGGCGAAGCCGGTGAAGTGGAAGAGGACGAGGAAATTCCTTCTGGCGTGAGCGAAGCGGACGCAGAAGCCATCGCGGAAGCGATCGAACTTGGCGAGCAGGCGGCGGAGCAGGGCGCGGAAATAGCAGCGAAAGAAGATGAAGAGCAGCCTCAGCCGATGCAAGCGCGCGTGCGCGGCGATTTTCGCGCGCGTATGCAGCGACCAATGAGGCGCGGCGGACGAGACCGCGGACGCGGGCGGAAACCATTCCGAGGACACGGCGGACATCACCGGGGACAGCCGCGGCGGACGCAGTTGATTTCCGATTTGCTGAAAGCGGGGCAGGAAATCATCGTGCAGATCGCGAAAGAACCGCTCGGCAAAAAAGGCGCACGAATCACGAGTCATATCGCGCTGCCGGGGCGATTCTTGGTTTATATGCCGACACTCGATCACACCGGCGTGTCGCGAAAAATCGCGTCGGCGGAAGAGCGTTCCCGTTTGCGGCATCTCGTGACCGAAGCGAAAGGGGCGGCCGGCGGCGGATTCATCGTGCGCACGGCTGCGGCGAGCGCGGCACCCGAGGAAGTGCGCGCGGACGTTGAATTCCTGACGAAGACCTGGGCGGAGATCAAAGAACGCGGCGAGCAGCGCAAAGCGCCGTCGCTGCTGCACCGCGATTTGAACCTCGTCGAGAGAATTCTCCGCGACTATTTGAGTTCGGATTACACGGCGATCTGGGTCGATTCGGAGGAGGAATACACGAAGGTTCTGGAATTCGTGAGCCGCTTCCAGCCGACGCTGGCGAACCGCGTGAAGCTGTTCACGAAGTCGACGCCGATTTTCGAGGAATTCGGGATTCAGCAGGAAATCGACAAAGGGCTGCGGCCAAAAGTGTGGCTGAAATCGGGCGGCTACATCGTGATCAATCACACGGAAGCGCTCGTGGCCATCGACGTCAACACGGGGAAATTCGTGGGTCGCGGATCGAATCGCCTGGAAGACACGATCGTCAAGACAAACATCGAAGCGGTGAAGGAGATCGTGCGGCAAATCCGGCTGCGGGATTTGGGCGGGATCATCATCATCGACTTCATCGACATGGAGGAGCGGCGCAACCGCGAAAAGGTGATGGCGGCACTCGAAGATGCATTGAAGTCGGACCGCGCGCCATCAAAGGTACTGCGCTTCAACGAATTCGGGCTTGTGGCCATTACGCGCAAACGCACGAAGCAGGCGCTGGAGCGCACGCTGTGCCAGCCGTGTCCGTACTGCACTGGCTCGGGCATGGTGAAGTCGATTCCGACGCTGTGCTATGAGATTCAGTCCGAAGCGCGCAAAATGGCGCCGGAGCTCGATTCGGCGAGCCTGACGCTGCGCGTGCATCCGGAGATCGCCAAGGCGCTCAAGACACGCGAATCGGCGATGATGGATGAGCTCGAACAATTGACGCGCAAGAGCATCATTATTCAAGCCGACCCGACCCTTCACTGGGAGCAGTACGACATCTACTGA
- a CDS encoding lysophospholipid acyltransferase family protein has protein sequence MSEPATSGVEREPESVNLHYDTRLPQLSRWRRMQIPVIAWAVYFAVRLIGPTLRFEVLGWQHAQHAYDRGERLIGTFWHRSIFSAIWWWRNRGVVVMNTTNFDGQWTRRVIERLGFGTAQGSSSRGGLKGLVVMAQRLEEGKDVAFTIDGPRGPRYIAKPGPVMLARKTGQPVFMFHIGLQRATTFEKSWDLFQVPHLFSRAVMVIAPLIYVPPDASREMMEQKHVKMQASLERVRDVAESWFSLSEAERARIRCEWNSA, from the coding sequence ATGAGCGAGCCAGCCACATCCGGTGTGGAGCGCGAACCGGAATCCGTTAACCTTCATTACGATACTCGCTTGCCGCAGCTCTCGCGTTGGCGTCGCATGCAGATTCCGGTCATCGCATGGGCTGTCTATTTTGCCGTGCGCCTCATCGGTCCTACCCTGCGCTTTGAAGTCCTCGGCTGGCAGCATGCCCAACACGCGTACGACCGCGGTGAGCGTCTGATCGGCACGTTCTGGCATCGCTCGATTTTTTCGGCCATCTGGTGGTGGCGCAATCGCGGCGTAGTCGTCATGAACACCACGAACTTTGATGGCCAATGGACGCGCCGGGTTATCGAGCGTTTGGGTTTCGGCACGGCGCAAGGGAGCTCATCGCGCGGCGGTCTGAAGGGCCTGGTCGTGATGGCGCAGCGCCTGGAAGAAGGCAAGGACGTCGCATTCACCATTGATGGCCCGCGCGGCCCGCGTTACATCGCCAAACCGGGGCCGGTCATGCTCGCGCGGAAAACGGGGCAGCCAGTTTTCATGTTTCACATCGGACTCCAGCGCGCCACCACATTTGAAAAGTCCTGGGACCTTTTTCAGGTCCCGCATCTTTTCTCACGCGCTGTCATGGTTATCGCACCCTTGATTTACGTTCCGCCTGACGCTTCACGCGAAATGATGGAGCAGAAGCATGTCAAAATGCAGGCTTCGCTCGAACGCGTGCGCGACGTCGCGGAATCGTGGTTCAGTCTCAGCGAAGCAGAACGCGCGCGCATCCGCTGTGAATGGAATTCCGCCTAA
- the rodA gene encoding rod shape-determining protein RodA: MRERRSGFDLDWWLLAIVLTICLVGLLEIYSSTHGSSLHGMQWKQLTWIAIGLAGMLILSRIDYNTLLDQSLVLYLVCIGALILDLAAGHSRFGARRWVAIGGVDLQVSELAKLIIIIVLARYFSEVRTERLTLADLVKVGLVVGVPAGLVLLQPDLGTAMVLFPVAVVGAFLAGINWKHAVAVVALGSLVAVAGWNGHFLKPYQKQRLSTFLNPAENPRGAGYQILQSEIAVGSGGFWGKGFGKGSQNQLGFVPVRYSDFILAALAEEQGFFGVLLVILLYLALLLRLVDNAQKAKDRAGMYIVMGVAAILAFHVLVNAGMVIGYMPVTGIPLPFMSYGGSSTIFGFLALGLVMNVRTKRFVN; this comes from the coding sequence ATGAGAGAGCGACGAAGCGGATTTGACCTCGATTGGTGGCTGCTGGCCATCGTGCTGACGATTTGCTTGGTTGGGCTGCTGGAAATCTACTCCTCTACGCACGGAAGTTCGCTGCACGGAATGCAATGGAAGCAGTTGACGTGGATCGCAATTGGACTGGCGGGGATGCTGATCCTGTCGCGGATCGACTACAACACGCTGCTCGACCAGTCGCTGGTCCTCTACCTGGTATGCATTGGTGCACTGATTCTGGATTTGGCCGCAGGACATTCACGATTCGGGGCGCGAAGGTGGGTGGCTATTGGCGGCGTCGATTTGCAGGTGTCAGAGCTGGCAAAGTTGATTATAATCATTGTGCTGGCGCGCTATTTCAGCGAAGTGCGAACGGAGCGGCTGACACTGGCTGATTTGGTGAAGGTAGGTTTGGTGGTGGGCGTGCCGGCCGGACTGGTTTTGCTCCAGCCAGATCTGGGAACGGCAATGGTGCTTTTCCCGGTGGCAGTGGTGGGAGCATTTCTCGCGGGGATTAATTGGAAGCACGCGGTAGCGGTTGTGGCGCTTGGAAGCTTGGTGGCTGTAGCGGGATGGAACGGACATTTCCTCAAGCCGTACCAGAAACAACGCTTGTCGACCTTCCTGAATCCAGCAGAAAATCCGCGCGGCGCTGGTTACCAAATCCTGCAATCGGAAATTGCTGTGGGTTCGGGCGGATTCTGGGGCAAAGGGTTTGGCAAAGGGAGCCAAAATCAATTAGGATTTGTCCCGGTCCGGTATTCGGATTTCATCCTGGCCGCGCTGGCAGAGGAGCAGGGATTTTTCGGGGTACTATTGGTCATACTGTTGTACCTGGCTCTGCTATTGCGGCTGGTGGATAACGCCCAAAAAGCAAAAGACCGGGCGGGGATGTATATCGTGATGGGGGTAGCCGCGATTCTAGCGTTTCATGTACTGGTCAACGCTGGAATGGTGATAGGGTACATGCCTGTGACGGGCATCCCGCTACCGTTTATGAGTTACGGGGGATCGTCCACGATTTTTGGATTTTTGGCTCTGGGCCTGGTGATGAACGTGAGGACAAAACGATTCGTCAACTGA
- a CDS encoding electron transfer flavoprotein-ubiquinone oxidoreductase has translation MPVQRETLEADVLIVGAGPAGLACALHLSRLIEQHNAAGRTPKLSPENVYVLEKARELGAHQLSGAIMDPCALRELVPDFEKSAPLDTPVIGDAVYFFTQNRAWKLPVTPPPFKNHGNYVVSLNRLTKWLGGLVEKAGVNVFTQFAGASLIYEGRGIGGVITEDKGVDKNGKAKDNFTPGYELRSKITVFAEGPRGSLTKDLVNHFHLDGVNPQIYGIGIKELWDVQPGRIETGFVAHTAGWPLDSHKYGGGWVYGMPDSRVSLGMVISLEYADSLFDPHEAFQKFKTHPWIRRILEGGKLVRYGAKTVPYGGWYSRPQNNFDGGLIIGDSASLLNSQRLKGIHTALKSGMLAAETIYDALVAGDTSAKSLSAYTRKLESSWIREELWPIRNFHQSFHGGMWKGIFHAGLQFISGGRGLVDPMRCAPGYEDYHKLDRPRELVDQSTRFKGDGTLTFNRLTDVYHSGTRHEEDQPCHLVVSDPNICSDRCVREFGNPCQYFCPAAVYEMVLDKGEPRLKINASNCVHCKTCDVADPYQIITWIPPEGGGGPNYEGM, from the coding sequence ATGCCCGTCCAACGCGAGACGCTCGAAGCCGACGTCCTTATCGTCGGTGCCGGCCCTGCCGGACTTGCCTGCGCTCTTCATCTTTCGCGCCTGATCGAACAGCACAATGCCGCTGGGCGCACGCCGAAGCTTTCTCCCGAAAATGTCTACGTCCTTGAGAAGGCGCGTGAGCTTGGCGCACATCAGCTTTCCGGCGCAATTATGGACCCATGTGCGCTCCGTGAGCTTGTTCCTGATTTTGAGAAATCCGCCCCGCTCGACACTCCGGTCATCGGCGATGCCGTTTATTTTTTCACCCAAAATCGTGCGTGGAAATTGCCCGTCACGCCTCCTCCATTCAAGAACCATGGCAACTATGTTGTTTCGCTGAATCGCTTAACCAAATGGCTCGGCGGGCTCGTTGAGAAAGCCGGCGTCAACGTTTTCACGCAGTTTGCCGGCGCCTCGCTGATTTACGAAGGCCGCGGAATTGGCGGTGTAATTACGGAAGACAAGGGCGTTGACAAGAACGGCAAGGCGAAAGACAACTTCACTCCAGGCTACGAACTGCGCTCGAAAATAACCGTGTTTGCCGAAGGACCGCGTGGCTCGCTCACGAAAGACCTCGTCAATCATTTTCATCTCGATGGCGTAAATCCACAAATTTACGGCATCGGCATCAAGGAATTGTGGGACGTGCAGCCCGGCCGGATCGAAACGGGTTTTGTCGCGCACACCGCCGGCTGGCCGCTCGATTCGCACAAATACGGCGGCGGGTGGGTCTATGGCATGCCCGACAGTCGCGTGTCTCTCGGCATGGTCATCAGTCTCGAATATGCCGACTCGCTCTTCGATCCGCACGAGGCATTTCAGAAATTCAAAACCCATCCTTGGATTCGCCGGATTCTCGAGGGCGGGAAGCTTGTTCGTTACGGCGCGAAGACTGTGCCCTACGGCGGCTGGTATTCGCGCCCGCAAAACAATTTCGATGGTGGATTGATTATCGGCGACTCGGCGAGTTTGCTCAATTCGCAGCGCCTCAAGGGCATCCACACCGCGCTCAAAAGCGGCATGCTCGCTGCGGAGACAATTTACGACGCGCTCGTCGCTGGCGACACATCCGCAAAATCGCTCAGTGCCTATACGCGCAAGCTGGAGTCAAGTTGGATTCGCGAGGAGCTCTGGCCTATTCGCAATTTCCATCAGAGCTTTCACGGCGGCATGTGGAAAGGCATTTTTCACGCCGGCTTGCAATTCATCAGCGGCGGGCGAGGTCTTGTCGACCCGATGCGCTGCGCGCCGGGCTACGAGGATTACCACAAACTCGATCGTCCCCGTGAGCTCGTCGATCAATCCACGCGGTTCAAAGGCGATGGCACGCTCACATTCAATCGCCTCACGGACGTATATCACTCCGGCACACGCCACGAGGAAGATCAGCCCTGCCATCTCGTCGTCTCCGATCCCAACATTTGCTCGGACCGCTGCGTTCGCGAATTTGGCAATCCCTGCCAGTATTTTTGTCCCGCCGCAGTCTATGAGATGGTTCTCGATAAGGGCGAGCCGCGCCTGAAAATCAATGCGTCCAATTGCGTGCACTGCAAGACGTGTGATGTCGCCGATCCCTATCAGATAATCACCTGGATTCCACCGGAAGGCGGAGGCGGCCCGAACTACGAAGGTATGTAG
- a CDS encoding bifunctional 5,10-methylenetetrahydrofolate dehydrogenase/5,10-methenyltetrahydrofolate cyclohydrolase, producing the protein MTARILNGTAIRDEIYAELEHEVAELASVGIRPGLAAVLVGDDPASKIYVRSKVAACEQLGLCSEHITPAANSTTAELLALVNDLNSRDDVDGILVQLPLPAQIETRKILEAVDPAKDVDGFHPMNMGELVEGRPRLVACTPLGVMEILRRSGIPIAGADAAVVGRSNIVGKPMVLLLMHADATVTVCHSKTRNMRKFTSQADIVIVASGRPGLIMPEDIKPGATVIDVGTTRISDSRLAAELFKHSPQRLEKFKEKGFALVGDAHPDVAQVAGALTPVPGGVGPLTIAMLMSNTVKAARLRRGSRAQEKAASRR; encoded by the coding sequence TTGACGGCTCGAATTCTTAATGGAACGGCGATTCGCGACGAAATCTACGCGGAGCTGGAGCATGAGGTCGCCGAACTCGCGTCGGTCGGTATCCGGCCGGGACTGGCTGCAGTGCTTGTGGGCGACGATCCTGCGTCGAAAATTTACGTTCGCAGCAAAGTCGCGGCGTGCGAACAACTGGGCCTCTGCAGCGAGCACATCACTCCAGCGGCAAACTCGACAACGGCCGAATTGCTGGCGCTCGTCAACGATTTGAATTCGCGCGACGATGTGGATGGGATTCTGGTGCAGTTGCCACTGCCTGCGCAGATCGAAACGCGAAAAATTCTCGAAGCCGTGGACCCGGCGAAAGACGTCGATGGATTCCATCCGATGAACATGGGCGAACTCGTTGAAGGTCGGCCGCGGCTCGTGGCGTGCACGCCGCTCGGCGTGATGGAGATTCTGCGGCGCAGCGGAATTCCCATCGCGGGCGCAGATGCTGCCGTCGTGGGGCGCAGCAACATCGTCGGCAAACCGATGGTGCTTTTGCTGATGCACGCGGATGCGACGGTGACCGTTTGCCATTCCAAGACGCGCAACATGCGAAAATTCACGAGCCAGGCGGACATCGTGATTGTGGCTTCCGGACGCCCTGGACTGATTATGCCGGAAGACATCAAGCCGGGAGCGACGGTCATTGATGTCGGCACGACGCGGATAAGTGATTCACGGCTAGCGGCGGAGCTTTTCAAACATTCGCCGCAGAGACTTGAGAAGTTCAAAGAAAAAGGCTTCGCGCTCGTCGGCGACGCTCACCCCGATGTCGCGCAGGTGGCCGGCGCGCTGACGCCAGTCCCCGGCGGCGTGGGGCCGCTGACGATTGCCATGCTGATGAGCAACACGGTGAAGGCCGCGCGGCTGCGACGCGGATCGCGGGCGCAGGAAAAAGCGGCGTCGCGGCGCTGA
- a CDS encoding MmcQ/YjbR family DNA-binding protein, producing MTFNDVRKMALKLDGVEESTSYGTAAFKIHGKLIARLKEDGESLVVGTTFEEREEMMAAEPETYYITNHYLNYPWVLVRLSRVHPDALRDLLKGAARLAAASKRRSKKHIDRHSKADYP from the coding sequence ATGACGTTCAATGACGTTCGCAAAATGGCGCTGAAGCTCGATGGCGTGGAAGAAAGCACGTCCTATGGAACCGCAGCGTTCAAAATTCACGGCAAGCTGATCGCGCGACTGAAAGAAGATGGCGAATCGCTTGTCGTGGGTACGACGTTCGAAGAGCGCGAAGAAATGATGGCTGCCGAGCCGGAGACCTACTACATCACCAACCACTATTTGAATTATCCGTGGGTCTTAGTCCGCCTCTCCCGCGTCCATCCCGATGCCCTGCGCGACTTGCTTAAAGGCGCGGCGCGATTGGCGGCAGCGAGCAAGCGCCGCTCAAAGAAGCACATCGACCGCCATTCCAAAGCTGATTACCCGTAA
- a CDS encoding sulfite oxidase-like oxidoreductase, which yields MFFEGNERKEREQEMRREGRLPPGQSLTLKWPVLHYGAVPRFDPARWDFRIAGLVEKPVRLTWGEFNRLPMKEVTADMHCVTRWSRFDVRWEGVLFTEVMKLVKVSPEAHYVMVHAEQSYTSNVPLEDLTRPMTLFALRHNGEPLPPDHGYPLRLVVPHLYAWKSVKWVRGIEFMAHDAPGFWEQNGYHMYGDPFKEQRFDTD from the coding sequence ATGTTTTTTGAAGGCAACGAGCGCAAGGAACGCGAACAGGAAATGCGGCGCGAGGGCCGCTTGCCGCCGGGCCAGTCTCTCACCTTAAAGTGGCCTGTGCTGCACTACGGCGCCGTGCCGCGCTTCGATCCTGCGCGCTGGGACTTTCGCATCGCAGGACTTGTCGAAAAGCCCGTGCGTCTCACCTGGGGCGAATTTAATCGCCTGCCGATGAAGGAAGTCACTGCGGATATGCACTGCGTCACCCGCTGGAGCCGTTTCGACGTGCGCTGGGAAGGCGTGCTGTTCACCGAAGTGATGAAACTCGTGAAGGTCAGTCCTGAAGCGCATTATGTGATGGTTCATGCCGAGCAGAGCTACACGTCCAACGTTCCGCTCGAAGATCTCACGCGGCCCATGACGCTTTTCGCCTTGCGCCACAATGGCGAACCTTTGCCACCCGATCATGGCTATCCCCTGCGCCTTGTCGTCCCTCACCTTTACGCCTGGAAGAGTGTGAAATGGGTCCGCGGCATCGAATTCATGGCCCACGACGCTCCCGGCTTCTGGGAGCAGAACGGCTATCACATGTACGGCGATCCCTTCAAAGAGCAACGCTTCGACACGGATTAG